agtggaagactaaaccggcccccggattatgattgcttatcagcttgacctgacggctgcggataaTCTTGCACTGGCTCATCTTCgtccctacccagtggctggaagtcaatagttgtccagtcgatcccagttaaagcttggaacatagcttcgtcgcttataagggtagacggttcaatgtcaggggcataagtgtgcttacggattggagggatcaggttttgagcctcaggagttggtgcagcaacccgcttgttattggtatcataactcgcctggtaaaatgaaagatcagcctcttcagcaagttgacaagccagtggacgtacttcccggtttatggcacggagatcttcagtgcaaaattccgatccgtcttcttttaagcttgggtagcctttagccacgtccgtcggatcaagatcaggcacccatgcttttgcccgggttagtgcagtcagagcgccagcccttgcaccagacctctttagctcttctacccgggcaggcagcatagatagcctgtctaaggtatccttgattaacgtcggaggcggcttattgtgagaagcggtgcagataattcgttgtgcgccggtatacagttgttctatcagcgtgtaggcagccttcagcttcttctgaacatcagagcccagatgactaatgcgagttcctgcataaTTGCAAACATCAGcaaaccggcaacgcatgggaagatatgttgaaagtataaagaaaggatgcttaccgaacacagcaacagtcatggcatgtatctgccaCTTGCCAcgagtcagctcgtctaccaccggtttgagagttgcttcagcgtcttcagctcttttccgcaaagcgcatttctctgtgttccaatccgcccgctccttggcgaagctctcctttagcttttccatagcggctaaggcgctcgtcagctcatcttttgctttggaagtttcggcctgttgggacttgatgttctcttgcagatcagcggtttggctttccctcttgctcagttcagcctataaagagacagatacataatgagttgacagtacatatttgaagtaccaagcacataacaagttatgcccttgatacttgggggctaatgcatatttgctccttatcagaaatttctacaagtcccaagcacaatacaagtattaatctaggcacttgggggctaatgtgtgtttgctcaaaaactgttggtatgggaattcttatacagtcccggttcatctttataaagttaaaccggcccttgggggctatactggTGAAAGAGCAGCGTGACAAATTTTAAGAAACCGGTTCATCATAAAGAAGTAAtctggtccctggaggctaaatatgcaaagttaagttatgacaaagtcccggtttagattggtatcataaaccgtcacttgggggctactaggagttgataaactgcaattggacaaaagagaaaaatagtagttacctcataccgctccttcatcaagtttgccaaactagcttcatagtcacggctggtatacagacggttcaagaagcctgagtgaatgtcttgagcattgagatgggcgtagcttgataaatcggcattccatttgcctttgccgatagtagagagctcgtccttggcagtatgctttgacaaagcgacagggttgccaggagtggtgtggccagtgccggtaatcataatgtcatcatcttgatCATCAGAAGCCTTCgctggagttggcggtttgtcagtatccttaaccggactggccggtttgtcatcagttcggacagggctggttggccggtatgcatggcttgtagtgtcaacttgcacttgttcggcaaggaagtcatggtcttgaggcggcggatcgttaagcatgtcgtcagtgtcggtttcttccggatctggagatgtttccggttcagcagttacattatcatcagccggtttgcttaaccgagccttcttgctgggtcttggcttggcgctgagaaaagatagacataaggatcagtacagtatgtaaagataacacatcaagaataaagacacgtgcatagctcacccaggaaccgttttgaggggtggaagccgCGTGGCCAATGACTCGCCagggatgagtgagaagtaccctgataatttgaatcagatgggttaagaggctggcggaaacgacctgcttttgggcatgaagtatcaatgggataagagacctctgatcggcgtttccgaacaggactgttcggtaaaccagtGGAGTtaactacctggccactatgccgggttgtacggcgagcttcgtgctgctgcgtcttcaaaagaaagtttgggtccaagtaagcaagaggtgagaaaattttactttccggtttgcttgatggattttttatgttggcagaggatctgaatcggaggaaagaatggttacctctacgccctcagcatgactgccttcagtgtcgtcctgataataatcattgtcaatgagatgtacgaaaaatgaaccaagagagtcaagttctacctctggttccgggttacccacatcgtcatcagctggtggatcggaggatgcagtggtccttctcttggcaggttttttaacaaccttggtctttggacgaactggcttgaccggtttatctcgtggcttcgccggtttgtcttcggatggtttcttgttccagaacggatcatcacccagtcagaaaataatcacactttcagagaatatttggacagaagcaacttcagataaaaagattatatgattcttatagctggtggtttgttgaaagtgcagaaagggagtagtccggtttgggcacagacagcctacggttcgttcagtatcttttttacagcctcagtgacttctgcatatgtaagctgaatgtcaatgtgccgctgagcatccttcaaactccccgtatactcacatATCAACCGGAGCACcgacttaagggcagaatactccagcttatccagcaacgagcaagatcaactcctgtcaaaccgttcgccatgaaggctctaagctttgataattgtggagcatagttggccctttctcttgccgtcaacctctgaggaaaaggatgtgtgttgctaaggcgttcagggcggtaacccggcagggggttttcatcagatggggatgtatccatgcagtaaaaccaagtctggttccactctttggggtgactatggagtttgggatgggggaaggtgacttccttccttttctgaaccgccattccgcccagttccgtattgggtccatccgagaactctgtgcgacggtttaagtgaaagaaatccctaaacagttcgactgaaggttcctcttgtagataaacctcacaaaagacttggaagtggcagatgttggttacggaattgggaccgatgtcttgagggcgcagttggaaactagccagtacatcctggtaattttttgaaccgggagggctaaaacctcgtccgagatgatcagcgaacacgactacctctccatccttgggtgtcggaggattttccgggccagggaccctccagtggatgacatctttcttagCTAAAGCGCCCATTTTAACAATATTGTTTAActgctcttcggttactcgagagggagcccaattgcattcatagacttgcttggccatggcaatggaaatctgaaacatgtttattgccggtttaagatttacaatgGACAACTACACAGcagtataaggatacaagcatacTGATAAACCAGGATTGGTTCtttgtaaaccggagtctgacaatggaaacagtacaatgatgaaagcattggcggttcaacaggggactaatgatatctattgggtcatcattttgtatatgaagttaaaccgcccaatctggtattaaagatgtataagtgaagggaaaaacatgtttcacaagttggcattataattttggatctatcgcatgtcagaaaatgaaaatatattcatacctaaatattggtaccgaagtagttgatgaaggttcagatgggattttctacttaaacGAGATGCATGGATGGAAAAGAAGGGCTACAGCTATCGCCGTACAGGATAAATATCAAGGTTTGAATCAAAGTGCTATTGCACAAcgacgaacaccgacgaacactgatgaacactgaaaccctaaagACAGATCTATGGCGGAAGGAAAGAAGGCTTACCGATGCTGATTGAAGAGCGGAGAGGCGCCGCGATTCTATagtgcgttcagggtgatgcagcggccggagttgaggcagaAGCGAAGGTCGACGGTGACGGCGGAGCTCCAAAGGTCGGGCAGCGCAAGGAAGAGGACGAGGTGAAGAGATACGGGGGGGGCGGAATGGAAAGAcaccctggccctatttataagggcagaaagataagcgtcaggcgcgaaaatcaaggagcctaaattttggatataAGGCGGAGCTGTCGcgtcgattgtcggaggctcgttaatgacaggtgacgtcacggcggtttaccgtgatcctagaagatgatgtcacggcggtttacaagattgtgtgaagcTGTTGAACAAGAAATTTTCtgaagtattgaggattgacatgaaccagttcaaatctatctggggcctaatgttggggatattaccactaggcgtaaaccggccgggaGAGGTCGTGTTAACCCCacaagtagttcatctgtatctgaagtccatgaagacagacggtgacgcttcatgaaggcccagggcccaagccggtttaaggcctgtagacataaaccggcattgatatgtaaacttgtgttgtaagatagaagtagcagagaccgagccggacacgattatgagccggcctcgagattctgtaaaccggcgggcatcaacccatgtatataaggggacgacccggcggcggttcaaggacaacagacaacaactcaagacttagccaaagcgtattcgctccctggtcatcgaaaccccatcaattccatcacaactagacgtaggcttttaccttcatcgtaaggagCCGAACTGGTATAAaactctcttgtgtcccttgtccgctttaacccctttaagctaacccgtagcgatggctccacgactaagtcctttctctaggacatctgccgtgacaaaaccacgacagttggcgcccaccgtggggctatcgcacgatggtttcaagttcttggagggcaactttgaaggactcaagggttacgctatggccggatgaccaagagtcgtcgcggcaagctctacatcgacgatgcaggctggggccccgaggccggctcaatcgagtacgggtaccgggtcccctttggtggcatacacgttttcattggcaagatcggcgaaccgggccctgagccggacgtctgcaccgatctcgtcgaaatggctcagcgtgcgagatctgcctgggtcaagcctgtcatgaagcgtgtcTTCGTGGGAGtaatccatggaggggaatctgaggatagattggaatccggtggtgagaccgtcgtttattccggcgacgagtcatcgaccggagagaccgagtcgttatatcagttacaagatggccggattgggggctgttccgatggcaacagtattccggacccctttgatttgccaaaccgggttgcgatcttcatgacCGGCACGCCACCAacactccactcttcgaccgcagcggcgatgatttccggatcggcagcggcaacagcggccggggcaggaggccctgtgcgaccgccagctcaggttctatctgatttgtttgacgcgttggcaacactgatggcggaggttaacccggcggatcaggatgcacacaatgcggaaatcgcgaaagtgaaaaattagatcacccaggccaaagccgacttagcagctaaggctaccaggatagccgcggagcgggccgctttggatgcacaagcttaccggattatgctggatcagagtgtgtcgaacgaagtcctgaagaggaggcaccgatctcgcttgccactggtttatgacgctagaaatctctttaacaccccatcaattccatcacaactagacgtaggcttttaccttcatcgtaaggggccgaactagtataaaactctattgcgtcccttgtccgctttaacccctttaagctaacccgtagcgatggcttcacgactaagtcctttctctaggacatctgccgtgacaaaaccacgacaggaagcctctcgtcaaacctggtcatcctcatctaacaacgatgatgcgaagattccataagtggtacatggacacctgcaagtctgggaaggatattttgatgctgagagttaaagaggagcacgacctcgttggaattgatttgttgtttgttccatttgaggagttcttccagtttttcaatcaaaaggccctcgataaaataatcatcacttgctactgtctgtaagtactacttctgtaattaagtctctatatatagctcagctctttcattgcatctatatataattatcctcactatattatgcagattgaaaatcgtcgaatgcaagaaaagacaaatctatgatattgggttcattaacacaaatctcatagatgaatggacggttaaacatgatgccaaagaagccgaggccaacttgctaaaatctttgcttcaaaatcaaaacaaagataaaatactctttccttacaacttcaagtgattgttactgtcttgtgcatattggATTTCTCTTATTACTCGAGGTGTTATACTAATGTAATTGATGAGTCATGCATGCGtccgcagcttccactttattttcctagagattaagcttgagcagggactagtaaccatcttagactcaagacgaaaagatcccaaggagtatgcggacatgactgaaatgctcgagaagtaagttcaatcgatcattatcacaccatatcggcaacttttttcatttcatgatatcaagtaatacttattttctttgtctcgcagggtttggaaagtgtTCACCGCAGAAGCTTCGGGACTGCCGGGGAAGCTGCAATTTACAcgcccgaaagtaagtactactagctagttccgtgcGCGCCTCTCCCATttattctagctagtttcatcaataccatttataatgcttgattatcagtttgattgacctctatttctcgtaaagtggttGTAGCAGGAAGGCGGGAATAATTTTTGtagatactacatttgcgagtacaTCTACAAGGCGGCGACCTCTAAGCGAGGCTACTCTGAAGAAgattatgaagtgcgtaagcaataatattcacaattttattttattaccatcatttgtgttgagtttcattcatatatatgtattgacccccttcttcaaattagcttTGGCAgttgcgggatgaactcctaccacaagatcgcataaaagcaattcaagaggaattggcgggattatttcttgaccacgtcatagatAAAGATGGAGAATACCATGTGAAACTTGACATCAGAtgctagggattgtaagagatcttatattgtatatatgtatgtaGTAGCGTTGTATAGatgtacgaaaacttgttgttcgaccaatctctcggagaaagagaggtcgatcacttctctttgtatatgttcatgacaatcttgtgtgcttaatggtttccttcatttgcttactagctagcgtgtcgagtcctctctataagtatagtacgtagagtcgaccaagcacggagataagagaggacacttctctctattagctagctaacacaatgtatgaaacccctaaattaacccaacaaaaccccaaccccccccccccccccccccccaaaaaaaaacaaaaaacccagcccTGAACTGCTGACGTGTGGACgctattggtcccagttggtgctaccaaccgggacaaaaagcccccctgcctgggcaagccgcagcggccacgtggagccccatctgtcccggttcatataagaaccgggactaaaggtactgggctttagtaccgaccctttagtcccggttcaggaaccgggacaaatgggccttatgaacctggacaaatgggcctttttctaccagtgtcctCATCTCCACCATCATCGGGTGGGGAAAAAAACCAGCAGAGAGTGCATACACAGAATATCGGCTGATGAAGCCCAACAATATTTAGTTGACTAAGTAATAGCAAAACGTGCTTATCCATATGTGCCATTAGTTAGGTTCCACTTGCACATTGGCAGAAGCAAGGAAAAGAACGGCCAGCATAGTGGGATATGAAGGTGTACGTAGGGAACCAGCTGGTGCCGATCTTTGCCTGTGATCTAGGGCATAGATGACATGGATTCCTCCGCGCACCTAGCTCCGACTTGAAGTGATCAAGGTCAATCCACACATGATGAATTATATGTATCATCGAAATCACGAAATAGCAATCAAAGATGGTCTATTCGAAGACTAAAGCGCGCGGAGATTTGATCATAGTCCTCAGGCAAATTAAATTGGACGACACAAAGAGCTGGACGAAATGTTCTTCTATTCCCTTCCCGTGAGGGCAAATTAAACCAGGCGAGGAACAAGTAGTTCACTAGCGTACGTAGAACCTGATGAGAACAGGAGCAGCTAGCATAGTGTAAGTAAACGTGGCAAAAATATCACCTGCCGGCCGGTGAGCGGCCGGGGGTACGTGAGTCCATGTGACAAAACAAACTGTTGTTCGCTCGGGTCGCGGTCGCCATGACAGCGCGCGAGAGCCGAGGTGCCCTGGGCCTCCCAAACGATATATAAATGAACTTACCGCTGTCTGCACACACCACACAAACACAGCACGAAAAGCACAAGAGAAcctgattcttcttcttcttctttcagaTTAACCAGTCCAAGAAGAAGAGCCCGCCGTGGTTTTCTAGGTAATAATCCAACTTTCTAAGTTAGACATGGAGGCGGtggagccggcggtggtggtgagcTGCGTGTGCTGCGGCCTGGAGGAGGAGTGCACCCGCGAGTACATCGGCGGCGTGAGGGCCTACTTCGGGGGCCGGTGGCTGTGCGGGCTGTGCTCCGAGTCCGTCAAGTACGAGGCCAGCCGCAGCAAGCGCACCGCGGCCATGGGCGTGGAGGAGGCCGTGCGGGCGCACATGGCCTTCTGCCGCATGTTCAGGCGCGGCGGCCACGCGCTCCG
This window of the Triticum aestivum cultivar Chinese Spring chromosome 5D, IWGSC CS RefSeq v2.1, whole genome shotgun sequence genome carries:
- the LOC123125542 gene encoding uncharacterized protein, coding for MEAVEPAVVVSCVCCGLEEECTREYIGGVRAYFGGRWLCGLCSESVKYEASRSKRTAAMGVEEAVRAHMAFCRMFRRGGHALRGVSVRAPPRLGAVRLS